A portion of the Dehalococcoidia bacterium genome contains these proteins:
- a CDS encoding sugar ABC transporter ATP-binding protein, whose amino-acid sequence MSIALKLENISKNFGSNQVLDSVNLQVNAGEIHGLVGENGSGKSTLLNILIGNSVIWNTGGYQGNIFLEGQPVEMQSPRQAVKAGVGMVHQEFTLLPGLTVGQNINLGRENLTPSTRKLLGQNLAFIDQARDHAMADAALKRLGVNLNPRVKPGNLSVSLKQYVELARETSRKYLRVLILDEPTATLGTEDMEHLISVLRELASQGTAVVFVSHRLEEVLALCDRITVLRDGKVAGSFARGAPDFRLESVTQAMIGQGIVAAKRGSKRFARGSESIRFEDFTVDMPGETIRKLNLKVYRGEILGVSGLSGHGKLALGYGIMGIYPTSGRAVIDGRVLNPRESMNKDLCFLPDDRRQAGLLLGRSIAQNIVFTAVHQQNKFLKFSLGPLSMIDRKSSIAYAEKAIKRFDIRCRSVYQKVGSLSGGNQQKVCLARAVAAEPRVLFVAEPTRGVDINAKQMILEALIHVNREQGTTIVCASSEIGDLKQICDRIVVMHEGEVFGEFPPDTSDSEFALAFSGKRTI is encoded by the coding sequence ATGTCGATAGCTTTGAAACTGGAAAACATATCCAAGAACTTTGGATCAAACCAGGTTCTGGACTCGGTGAATCTGCAGGTCAATGCCGGTGAGATTCATGGACTGGTCGGCGAGAACGGATCGGGGAAGAGCACTCTTCTCAACATTCTGATCGGCAATTCGGTCATCTGGAACACCGGTGGCTATCAGGGGAATATCTTCCTCGAAGGCCAGCCGGTTGAGATGCAATCCCCGCGCCAAGCAGTCAAGGCAGGAGTGGGGATGGTCCATCAGGAGTTCACCCTGTTGCCGGGACTCACTGTGGGGCAAAACATCAATCTGGGCAGAGAGAATCTGACCCCTTCTACCCGAAAGCTGCTGGGCCAAAATCTGGCGTTCATCGATCAGGCGAGAGACCATGCAATGGCCGATGCCGCCTTGAAACGACTGGGTGTGAACCTCAATCCCCGGGTCAAGCCGGGGAACCTCTCGGTGAGCCTCAAGCAATACGTGGAGCTGGCGCGGGAAACCAGTCGGAAATATCTTCGAGTGCTCATTCTGGATGAGCCGACAGCCACGCTGGGCACGGAAGATATGGAACATTTAATCTCTGTTCTGCGCGAACTTGCCAGCCAGGGCACAGCAGTGGTTTTTGTCTCTCACCGGTTGGAGGAGGTGCTGGCGCTATGTGACCGGATAACGGTTTTGAGGGATGGCAAAGTGGCAGGCAGCTTTGCACGCGGCGCTCCCGATTTCCGATTGGAGTCGGTAACTCAGGCAATGATCGGCCAGGGGATTGTGGCGGCAAAGCGAGGCAGCAAACGGTTTGCCCGCGGGAGCGAGTCGATTCGATTCGAGGATTTCACTGTGGATATGCCTGGCGAGACTATCAGGAAGCTCAACCTTAAGGTTTATCGGGGGGAAATCCTGGGGGTTTCCGGGCTTTCAGGACACGGCAAGCTGGCTCTGGGTTACGGCATAATGGGCATTTATCCCACCTCCGGCCGGGCGGTGATCGACGGTCGCGTTCTGAATCCCCGAGAGTCAATGAACAAGGACCTGTGTTTCCTGCCCGATGACCGCCGTCAGGCGGGACTTCTACTGGGCCGCTCAATAGCGCAAAACATTGTGTTCACCGCAGTTCATCAGCAGAACAAATTCCTGAAATTCTCACTCGGCCCATTGAGTATGATTGACCGCAAGAGCAGTATCGCGTATGCCGAGAAGGCGATCAAGAGATTCGATATCCGGTGCCGGAGCGTCTATCAAAAGGTTGGCTCCCTGAGCGGAGGCAATCAGCAGAAAGTCTGTCTGGCGCGGGCGGTGGCTGCCGAGCCGAGGGTTCTGTTTGTGGCCGAACCTACACGCGGGGTCGATATCAATGCCAAGCAGATGATTCTGGAAGCTTTGATCCACGTCAACCGGGAGCAGGGAACAACCATCGTCTGCGCTTCCAGCGAGATCGGTGATCTGAAACAAATATGTGACCGTATCGTGGTGATGCACGAAGGAGAAGTTTTCGGAGAGTTTCCTCCCGATACCTCTGACTCCGAATTCGCTCTGGCCTTTTCCGGCAAAAGGACTATTTAA